A window from Manis javanica isolate MJ-LG chromosome 10, MJ_LKY, whole genome shotgun sequence encodes these proteins:
- the SPN gene encoding LOW QUALITY PROTEIN: leukosialin (The sequence of the model RefSeq protein was modified relative to this genomic sequence to represent the inferred CDS: substituted 2 bases at 2 genomic stop codons), producing the protein MQMTLLFLLFAGILVQEMTVKSLVLTTILQTTVSSSSSVSLVSDTTKTPNLKSAISALIKTRVTEKNNSTGHQIFPSTSTPYTANDVSSPGTSIAVSSGQSVPDPANSQEISTKQSSVLQLFKATSNPAISVMNSQHMTSGIMATSSLETSKGTNGPSVPMATSSLESSMETSGPSVLMATSSLKTSMGTSGPSVPMATSSLETSKGISNSPSCGVKIPTMTTPKSSPNXDHGTNGTLLVALLVALLMFIVLMALLLLWHQRQKRRTGILTLSIGGKRNGVVDAWAGPAQVCDEETLTVTAGGSRGNKGSGTFEEEGSGXRPTLTTFFSRRKSCQGSLALEELKAGSAPNLKGEEEPLVGDEYGPVEPPDPDGPVEFPTPDEPAVGDVEAPQCL; encoded by the coding sequence ATGCAAATGACcctgcttttcctcctctttgCGGGCATCTTGGTCCAAGAGATGACTGTAAAGTCTTTGGTGTTGACAACCATTCTTCAGACAACTGTATCTAGTAGCTCCTCTGTTTCTTTAGTCTCTGATACCACTAAGACCCCAAACCTCAAGTCAGCAATCTCTGCCCTCATAAAAACAAGGGTCACTGAGAAGAATAATAGCACTGGGCACCAGATCTTCCCATCTACTTCAACCCCTTATACAGCCAATGACGTTTCCTCTCCTGGGACTTCTATTGCTGTCAGCAGTGGCCAATCTGTCCCGGATCCAGCAAACTCCCAGGAAATTTCCACCAAGCAGTCATCAGTCTTACAGCTTTTTAAAGCAACCAGTAACCCTGCCATCTCAGTAATGAATTCTCAACATATGACTAGTGGAATCATGGCAACTAGCTCACTGGAGACCTCCAAGGGGACCAATGGACCCTCTGTCCCCATGGCAACCAGCTCTTTGGAGAGCTCCATGGAGACCAGTGGACCCTCTGTCCTCATGGCAACCAGCTCTTTGAAGACCTCAATGGGGACCAGTGGACCCTCTGTCCCCATGGCAACTAGCTCCCTGGAGACCTCCAAGGGGATCAGTAACTCCCCTTCATGCGGGGTAAAAATACCCACTATGACTACCCCAAAGTCCTCCCCAAATTAAGATCATGGGACAAATGGCACCCTGCTGGTGGCTCTGCTTGTGGCTCTGCTAATGTTCATTGTCCTCATGGCACTACTCCTGCTGTGGCACCAGCGGCAGAAGCGGAGGACAGGGATTCTGACACTAAGCATTGGTGGAAAGCGCAATGGGGTAGTAGATGCCTGGGCTGGGCCAGCCCAAGTATGTGATGAAGAGACTCTGACAGTAACAGCAGGAGGGTCCAGGGGCAACAAGGGTTCTGGGACCTTTGAGGAGGAGGGGTCTGGCTGAAGGCCTACACTCACCACTTTCTTCAGTAGACGCAAGTCATGCCAGGGCTCTTTGGCACTAGAGGAGCTAAAAGCTGGGTCAGCCCCCAACCTAAAGGGAGAGGAAGAGCCACTGGTGGGTGATGAATATGGGCCTGTGGAGCCACCTGATCCAGATGGGCCTGTGGAGTTCCCCACTCCAGATGAGCCAGCAGTGGGAGATGTGGAGGCCCCTCAGTGCTTGTGA